DNA from Planctomycetota bacterium:
GACGTATCTGGCGCGGCTGGGGCGGTCGCTGCCCCGGCTGCGGCTTCTGGCGTCGGACGGCGGGTCGATCTCGGCGGAATCGGCCCGCCGGCGCGCGGCGCAGACGCTCCTTTCGGGGCCGGCCGGAGGGGTGATCGCCGCGCAGGCGCTGGGCCTCGGCAAGGTCGTCTCGTTCGACATGGGCGGGACCTCGACGGACGTGGCGCTCCTGGACGGTTCGGCGCGCGTGACCAAGGAAGGGACGATCGGCGGGATGCCGCTGCGGGTGCCGCACTTCGAGATCCACACCGTGGGAGCGGGAGGCGGATCGATCGCGCGGTTCGACGAAGGCGGAGCGCTTCGCGTGGGGCCGGAAAGCGCGGGGGCGGATCCGGGTCCGATCTGCTACGGCCGCGGCGGCACGCGCCCCACGGTGACGGACGCGAATCTGGCGCTGGGGCGGATCGACCCGACGCTCTTCTTCGGGGGACGGATGAAGCTCCGCGACCCCGGACTGCGGCGCGCTCAGGCGGAAGGGATCCTCGAAGTCGCCGATGCCGCGATGGAGCGGGCGCTCCGACGCGTGAGCGTCGAACGGGGCTACGACCCGGCGGAGTTCCGGCTGGTGGCCTTCGGCGGGGCGGGGCCGCTCCATGCGTGCGCGCTGGCCGACCGGCTGGGGATGAAGGGCGTCGTGGTCCCGCGGTGGCCGGGTCTTTTCAGCGCCCTCGGCATGGTGCTGGCGGACCTCACGGTGGAAGTGTCGCGCACGGTTCTGGGGCGGCCGATCGATTGGGGCGCCCTCGAGCGGGCGGCGCGGCGCGAGCTTGCCGGAACGCTGGAGCGTTTCGTCGAGGTCCGCTACCGGGGGCAGTCCTATGAGCTGCGTTTGCCGTGGGAGAAGCGGCCGGAGGCGCTGGCGCGCCGTTTTCACGAGGAGCATCGCCGGCGGTACGGTTTCGCGCGCGAGGAGGCGCCCGTGGAGGTGGTCAACGCGATCGTGCGGGCGACCGTCCGGACGCCCAAGCCGCGCTTCGCTCCGCTGGCGCGGGGCGGGCGGACGTGGCGGGGCGGGACGGTCCCGCGGGAGCGCCTGCGGGCGGAGGACGTGGTGCGGGGGCCGGCCGTCGTGGCCGAAGACAACGCGACGACGTGGATTCCTCGGGGGTGGGCGGCGCGGGTCGATCCCGTGGGGCATCTGGAGCTTTTTCGATAAGTCCGGTCGGCGAGGGACTATGGACGCGGTTCGTCTGGAGGTCTTCCGGCATCTTTTCGCCGGAGTGGCCGAGGAGATGGGCGTGGTGCTGGGCCGCTCGGCGTATTCGGTCAACATCAAGGAGCGCAAGGACTATTCGTGCGCCGTCTTCGACGCGCGCGGCCGCATGATCGCCCAGGCGGCGCACATTCCTGTGCATCTCGGGTCCATGCCGCGCTCGGTGGCGGCGGCGCTCGGGCGGATCCGCTTCCGGCCGGGGGACGTGGCGGTGCTGAACGATCCGTATCATGGAGGGACCCACCTGCCGGACGTGACCTTCGTGGCGCCCGTTTTTCACGGGGGGCGCCTGGACTTCTTCACGGCGTGCCGGGCGCACTATTCCGACATCGGCGGGATGGCGCCGGGGTCGATGCCCGTGTCGACGGATCTCTTCCAGGAGGGGCTCGTCCTGCCTCCGGTTCTTCTGACGGCGGAGGTGCGGGCGCTTCTTCTGGCCAACGTGCGCAATCCCCGCGAGGTGGAGGGGGATCTGGCGGCGCAGGAGGCGGCCTGCCGGATCGGAGCCGGGAGGCTCGTGGAGCTGGTCGAACGCTACGGCCGGGGGGAAGTTCTCCGGCGGGCGCGGGAACTTCAGGACTACGCCCGGCGGCGGATGGTGGCGGCGATTCGGCGGATTCCGCCGGGGCGGTACGTTTTCGAGGATGCGCTCGA
Protein-coding regions in this window:
- a CDS encoding hydantoinase/oxoprolinase family protein, with product MRVVGVDTGGTFTDLILFDGRTVRTHKVLSTPRDPARAVLEGLRALGALDAQVVHGSTVATNAFLERRGARVALVTTRGFEDLLEIGRQARGSLYDLFWSPPEPLVPRARRYGVRERIGPDGRVLVPLDRAAVRRIRERHVAVCFLHSYANPAHERAVARLLPGAVLSSDVLPEYREYERLSTTVLTAYVAPVVGTYLARLGRSLPRLRLLASDGGSISAESARRRAAQTLLSGPAGGVIAAQALGLGKVVSFDMGGTSTDVALLDGSARVTKEGTIGGMPLRVPHFEIHTVGAGGGSIARFDEGGALRVGPESAGADPGPICYGRGGTRPTVTDANLALGRIDPTLFFGGRMKLRDPGLRRAQAEGILEVADAAMERALRRVSVERGYDPAEFRLVAFGGAGPLHACALADRLGMKGVVVPRWPGLFSALGMVLADLTVEVSRTVLGRPIDWGALERAARRELAGTLERFVEVRYRGQSYELRLPWEKRPEALARRFHEEHRRRYGFAREEAPVEVVNAIVRATVRTPKPRFAPLARGGRTWRGGTVPRERLRAEDVVRGPAVVAEDNATTWIPRGWAARVDPVGHLELFR
- a CDS encoding hydantoinase B/oxoprolinase family protein gives rise to the protein MDAVRLEVFRHLFAGVAEEMGVVLGRSAYSVNIKERKDYSCAVFDARGRMIAQAAHIPVHLGSMPRSVAAALGRIRFRPGDVAVLNDPYHGGTHLPDVTFVAPVFHGGRLDFFTACRAHYSDIGGMAPGSMPVSTDLFQEGLVLPPVLLTAEVRALLLANVRNPREVEGDLAAQEAACRIGAGRLVELVERYGRGEVLRRARELQDYARRRMVAAIRRIPPGRYVFEDALDDDGVTGKPVRIRAEVARRGDRVRVDFTGSAPQAPGNVNAVEAVTLSAVLYAFRCLVPEDIPLNAGAAEPIEVVAPPGTVVHALPPAAVTAGNVETSQRIVDTVFGALRKALPDLIPAASQGTMNNLSFGGAGFAYYETIAGGMGARPGAHGVSGVHTHMTNTQNTPIEALEHAYPVRVVEYRIRRGSGGRGRWRGGDGIVRELEFLAP